The following coding sequences are from one Nitrospiria bacterium window:
- a CDS encoding Gldg family protein, translating to MLNTLSRAAGWLGVLTAVAAAIVYQVNPQWKPYVSLAELVALGLLVLFFIVHFEALKSFSARRSTKFGLNSILMVLIFIGILGILNFILSRHHLRFDFSETSAFSLAPQTLEVLKNLNRDVKVTAFVSEQGRSRSEAKDLLGSYNYRNPRVTYTLVDPDKNPSLAKQYGITQYDTLVIESGKQETQVKSVNEQELTNAIIRIGQDERRKILFLENHGEHGLSDQEKTGYSRVRDALQAQGFDVGPLSLLEEGKVPDKTAVLVVAGPQKGFLPQEKTALSSYLTADGKVLLLLDPDSRTNLDDILSQWGIKMGKGLIVDPVSRLLGGDFTIPVVTNYPPHDITKGFNLATFFPVAESVNFDPGRASEFDYKPLAQTSDNSWSKTRLAEGRLNFNPAEDVRGPLTLAAVITKKSSSGSSEHSHGPDAHAAADEARPTLVVFGDSDFAANGTFNFSGNGDLFLNTVTWLAQEKGLISIRPKETRFTPLFLSSSQGTLLMYVSLLLLPAGVFLTGIGIWRRRRLL from the coding sequence ATGCTGAACACATTGAGCCGAGCCGCCGGATGGCTGGGCGTCCTGACGGCCGTCGCCGCCGCCATCGTCTATCAGGTCAATCCCCAATGGAAGCCCTACGTGAGCCTGGCGGAACTGGTCGCGCTCGGTCTTCTGGTTCTGTTCTTCATCGTCCATTTCGAGGCCCTCAAATCCTTTTCGGCGCGTCGGTCCACCAAATTCGGCCTGAACAGCATCCTCATGGTTCTCATCTTCATCGGCATCCTGGGCATTCTGAACTTCATCCTGTCCCGCCATCACCTCCGCTTCGATTTTTCGGAAACCTCGGCCTTCTCCCTCGCCCCGCAGACGCTGGAGGTTTTAAAGAACCTGAACCGGGACGTGAAGGTCACGGCCTTTGTCTCGGAACAGGGACGGAGCCGTTCGGAGGCCAAGGACCTGCTGGGCAGTTACAATTACCGCAATCCGCGCGTCACGTACACGCTCGTCGATCCCGATAAAAATCCGTCCCTGGCCAAACAGTACGGAATCACCCAGTACGACACCCTCGTGATCGAGAGCGGCAAGCAGGAAACCCAGGTCAAATCGGTCAACGAACAGGAGTTGACCAACGCGATCATCCGCATCGGCCAGGACGAGCGCCGCAAAATTCTTTTCCTGGAGAATCACGGGGAGCACGGTCTTTCGGATCAGGAGAAAACGGGCTACTCCCGCGTGAGGGACGCTCTCCAGGCGCAGGGGTTCGACGTCGGCCCGCTCTCCCTTCTGGAGGAAGGAAAAGTCCCGGACAAAACGGCCGTGCTGGTCGTCGCCGGCCCGCAGAAAGGCTTCCTCCCTCAGGAGAAGACCGCCCTGTCCAGCTATCTGACCGCCGACGGAAAGGTCCTGCTTCTTCTCGACCCCGACAGCCGGACGAACCTGGACGACATTCTGTCTCAGTGGGGAATCAAAATGGGGAAGGGGCTGATCGTCGACCCCGTTTCCCGGCTGCTGGGCGGAGACTTCACCATCCCGGTCGTGACGAACTATCCTCCCCATGACATCACCAAAGGCTTCAACCTCGCGACCTTTTTCCCGGTCGCCGAGTCCGTCAATTTCGATCCAGGCCGGGCGTCGGAGTTCGATTACAAACCGCTCGCGCAGACCAGCGACAACAGCTGGTCCAAGACCCGCCTGGCCGAGGGCCGGTTGAATTTCAACCCGGCGGAAGACGTCCGGGGGCCCTTGACCCTGGCCGCCGTGATCACCAAGAAATCCTCCTCCGGATCCTCCGAACACAGCCACGGCCCCGACGCCCACGCCGCGGCCGACGAGGCGCGGCCGACGCTGGTCGTGTTCGGAGACTCCGACTTTGCCGCGAACGGCACTTTTAATTTTTCCGGAAACGGCGACCTGTTCCTCAACACCGTCACCTGGTTGGCCCAGGAAAAGGGGCTGATCTCCATCCGGCCGAAGGAGACCCGTTTCACCCCGCTCTTCCTGTCGAGCTCCCAGGGGACCCTCCTGATGTACGTCTCGCTCCTGCTCCTTCCCGCGGGGGTCTTCCTCACCGGGATCGGCATCTGGAGGCGCCGGAGGCTTCTATAG
- a CDS encoding DUF4340 domain-containing protein, which yields MRHKFTTTLVMAAVLLLLGIYLVVVEIPHRKKADEAAQNADRLFDFKSEDVNAVELHYPSGGIELKKSADGKWRLTRPLQTDADQREVQSLVATVGDVRFTRVVEEKVQNMAEFGLAHPNADITLTLPDRAVRLLIGDDGPIPNTIYIQKDGDPRVVLAQQWIKGSLTRTAFDFRTKIILTIDHDKVDQVSLEFPKRTFQLDKQDKRWLLKKPVQAPADGDALDTLTLMLQNLRATAFIDPGPDHDKTLKGLKKPLVTVTTREPGDGAPKTQTARFYAATEKDSVYVVTDPDKPIYRVAKANMDELKPELFHYEDKRLVDVKTDAVKTIEVRTPADQYTLVSKDAGWAMQNPARPVKQDLVKRLLDQIDKLKAFQAVETPVKKPAAVGLKPPVDAIRLLDAKQKPLAELHLGRELKGMLYAQGNTPLGIALVNKDFLDEIPRKSELIKKEEPKKENKPDTKK from the coding sequence GTGCGCCACAAATTCACAACGACGCTCGTCATGGCCGCCGTCCTGCTCCTGCTCGGGATCTACCTGGTCGTCGTCGAGATCCCGCACCGGAAAAAAGCCGACGAGGCCGCGCAGAACGCCGACCGGCTCTTCGACTTCAAGAGCGAGGACGTCAATGCCGTCGAACTACATTACCCGTCCGGCGGGATCGAGCTCAAGAAATCCGCGGACGGGAAATGGCGGCTGACCCGGCCCCTGCAGACCGACGCCGACCAGCGCGAGGTCCAGAGCCTGGTTGCGACCGTGGGGGACGTCCGCTTCACCCGGGTGGTCGAAGAGAAGGTCCAGAACATGGCCGAGTTCGGCCTGGCGCATCCCAACGCGGACATCACGCTCACCCTGCCCGACCGCGCGGTGCGCTTGTTGATCGGCGACGACGGCCCGATTCCCAACACAATCTACATTCAAAAGGACGGCGACCCGCGCGTGGTCCTGGCGCAGCAATGGATCAAAGGATCGCTGACCCGTACGGCCTTCGATTTCCGGACGAAGATCATCCTGACCATCGACCACGACAAGGTGGACCAGGTCTCGCTCGAATTTCCCAAACGAACTTTTCAGCTGGACAAGCAGGACAAGCGCTGGCTTTTGAAAAAGCCGGTCCAGGCGCCCGCGGACGGGGATGCGCTGGACACCCTGACCCTGATGCTGCAGAACCTCCGCGCCACGGCCTTCATCGATCCCGGACCGGACCATGACAAGACGCTGAAGGGCCTGAAAAAACCGCTCGTCACCGTCACGACACGCGAGCCGGGCGACGGCGCGCCCAAAACGCAGACCGCGCGGTTCTACGCGGCCACGGAGAAGGACAGCGTCTACGTGGTCACCGATCCGGACAAGCCGATCTACCGGGTGGCCAAGGCCAACATGGACGAGCTCAAGCCGGAGTTGTTCCACTACGAGGACAAACGTCTGGTCGACGTCAAAACGGACGCGGTAAAGACGATCGAAGTCCGGACGCCGGCCGATCAATACACGCTGGTATCGAAGGACGCGGGCTGGGCGATGCAGAACCCGGCGCGGCCGGTCAAACAGGACCTGGTCAAGCGCCTTCTGGACCAGATCGACAAGCTCAAGGCGTTTCAGGCGGTCGAGACCCCGGTGAAAAAACCGGCCGCCGTCGGGCTCAAGCCGCCCGTCGACGCGATCCGGCTTCTGGACGCGAAGCAAAAACCGCTGGCCGAGCTTCATCTGGGACGCGAGCTCAAAGGGATGCTCTACGCGCAGGGCAACACCCCGCTCGGCATCGCGCTGGTGAACAAGGATTTTCTGGACGAGATTCCGCGAAAATCGGAATTGATCAAGAAGGAAGAACCGAAGAAAGAGAACAAACCCGACACGAAAAAGTAG